The Halotia branconii CENA392 region AGAACGGGAACAGATTACATTGACATGTAACTTGGCAGTAACACGCAAGGCACTTAACCACTATTTACCAGTAATTTCTACAACAGATATAGTTAATAGTCAGTAGCCAATGGTCAGTAGTCAGTAGAAAATTCAGCAACTGACTCAAAACTAGATTTTTAATGAGCAGTGGAAGATATAAACAACTGACAACACTTCGACAAGCGGTAGTTGAATCTCGACTTCGCTCGATTACCGCGCGGTCGAAACTCAGTGCATCGCTGACAACTGACAACTGACTATTTAAATTAAGCTGTAGCTTCTTCCGCTTCAAGACCTTCCCTATCGTCTGCGTCTACCTGCCTCAGACGAATATGCTTTTTACCCAAAGTGATAAGAAACTCATCTCCTGGTTGGAGATTCATCTGTTTTGTATAAGCTGAACCTATCAGTAAATTACCGTTTGATTGCACACTAATTCTATAGCTAGCACTGCGTCCACCACGTCCATTGGCATTGGGTGCGCTGTCTAATTGAATGCCTTCAGCATCAATTAAAGCATTTAAGAATTTCATCATATTGACACGTTCTATACCATTTTTGGTAACGGTATAGTAGCCGCACTTCTTAGCTTTGTCTTCTTTGCTCTCATTCTCTAGCTCTTTAACTTTTTTGAGCAGTTCTTCCCCGACTAGGGGTTCAATTTTTTTCTGTTTAGGCATCAACTTAGGTCGAAAATGAATGGTTGAAGTAGTTGAATCGATTTTATTTTAACTGACGTTGAGCTATTAGGAACAGAATCCTTTAGTTTTATCTCCGTCTAGCCAAGTATATTACACTCATTGACTAAATTTTTGCACAATTTACAATATTGCCAATTAATCTATTTTAGAGAATGCTGATAACTATATATAGTTTGTGAATTACTGCTAAACTATATTTGTTTAAGTTTTTTAAAGTAGTAACGCTAAAAAGGTCATTTACTTGGTCAACTTGATCATCGAAGCACAAAATTATAAGCAAACCTGATTTTTAGTAACTAGTCAAGAGTCTAAAGATTTTTGACTACTGACTATTGATTATTGACTAAATGAAGTTAACTACTAGAGGACACTATAGTGTAAAGGCGTTGTTAGATTTGAGCTTACAGCCAAATTATGGCCCTATTTCTGTAAGAGCGATCGCACTTCGCCAAAATATTCCAGCTCCATACCTAGAAAAATTGCTAATAGAAATGCGTCGTGCTGGGTTAGTAAAATCAATTCGCGGCAGCATTGGTGGATACCAATTAGCGCGAGAGCCTGGACAAATTTCTATAGGACAAATTTTAGAGTCAGTGGGTGAAACCATCACTAATTTACCTCATCACACCCCCACACCAGCACAAACTGAAGATTGGGTAACATTCACCCTTTGGCAAAGACTCAATCAAAAGCTCAAAGAAGCTTTGTACAATATTACTTTGGCAGATCTCTATTACGATGCTCGTAGCTGGCAAGCTTCACTTGGGGAGGAAGCTAGTTTTGTTATTTAAAAGTGGTCAATTGTCAGTTGTCAGTAGTCAGTGGTCAGCGATGCACTGACTACTGAGCGCAGCCGAAGTAGCTTGCGTTGTCCTCAGCTTTGTCGAAGGGTCGAAGTGTTGTCAGTTGTTGACTTTCCACTGATTATTAACTACTAATTAATGGCTAACAATATTTATATTTTGATTATCGCTACCATTGTAGATTATTTAATTGGCGATCCTTGGGGTTGGCTTCATCCAGTACAAGTTATGGGATGGGTAATTTCTCGCCTCGCCAAATTTTCTCTACAATTGTGGCAAAATCACTTGACACAACGCATAGCTGGAATTTTACTAGGCATGATTTTAATCATTGGTAGCGGTTATGTAGGCTGGTTAATAATTCAAATTGCCAGATGGTTGCATCCGCTATTAGAAATTGCTTTAGAAAGTATTCTCCTCGCTAGTTGTTTTGCTTTTAGAAGTTTGCGAACAGCAGCAGCAGCTGTTTTACAACCTCTAGCAACAGGACATTTGCAGGAAAGCCGTAATATCTTAAGTAATTATGTGGGTCGAGATACCCAAAATCTCTCAGAACCAGAAATTTTGCGAGCTGTTTTAGAAACAGTTACAGAAAATGCTACTGATGGAGTCATGGCTCCACTATTTTATGCAATTGTTGGTGCTTGTATACCAAATTTAGGAGCTGCTCCTTTGGCTTTGGCATATAAAGCCAGTAGTACTCTTGATTCAATGGTGGGTTATCAAGAAGCACCTTACACTCATTTAGGATGGTTCAGCGCCAAATTTGAAGATTGCTTGACTTGGCTACCTTGTCGTTTTACAGTCATCACTCTGGGGCTTTTATCTGGTAAACCTGGGTATATTTGGCAAATTTGTAGACGAGATGCAGTAGCTGACCCTAGCCCCAACTCTGGCTGGAGTGAATGTGCTTATGCTGCAATTTTAGGTGTGCAGATGGGAGGTATAAATTGGTATCGTGGGGTAGCTAAACAAAAACCACTCTTAGGAGATGCTATTTATGCCATCAAACCAACTCACATTCAAACTGCTTTGCAATTAACTCGATATTGTTTTTGGTTGTGGTTGGGAGTAGCGATCGCTATATTATTAATACTCTTAAACAAGTAATGATCAATATAAAGTTAGAATTTATAACTCCTAACTCATCACTCAGGGGTATCGGTCTAGAGCTATGTCTGCCAAAATAGTTGAAATTCTCTCATCAGAAGACCTCCGTCGCACTGTTACTCGTCTTGCTTCTCAGATTGTGGAAAGAACGCGTGATTTATCCCAACTAGTACTTCTCGGTATTTATACAAGGGGGGCGCTATTAGCCGAATTATTGTCCCGTCAGATAGAGATACTTGAAGGTGTATCTGTAGCAGTAGGGGCGCTAGATATTACATTTTATCGGGATGATCTTGACCAAATTGGGTTGCGGACTCCAGCAAAATCAGATATTCCTTTTGACCTCACAGGGAAAACGGTTGTATTGGTAGATGATGTAATTTTCAAAGGCAGGACAATTCGCGCTGCGTTGAATGCCGTTACCGAATACGGTAGACCAGAAGTGATTCGTTTAGCTGTGTTAGTAGATAGGGGTCATCGAGAGTTACCCATTCACCCAGATTTTATTGGCAAGCAGCTACCTACAGCCAAGGAAGAGGTTGTCAAAGTTTACTTACAAGATTGGGATGGAAAAGATGCAGTAGAATTGATTGGAGATTAAACTTACCTTTATATAAAAGCTTGAGACTTAAGTACAGATCTGCGCCCAATGCTTAAAATACATTGATGTGATTCCTAAGTGTTAAGTGGGCAAACTTAACTAAGAATAGGAGATCAAAATGTTTAAAGTTGTTGTTGGTCACAGCGAAGATCCAGAGTCTCAAGATGCAATTTTAGAAGTTTTAGAACAATGTTCTCAAGATTTAGCGGGTGTCATACCTCAGGCAGGTATGTTATTTGCAGCCATTGATTTTGACCATGCTCTCATCCTAAAAGAAATTGACCAAGTATTTCCTGGAATTGATTTAATTGGTTGCACTACAGATGGTGAAATCTCTTCCAAATTAGGATTTCAACAAGATTCATTGACGTTGATGCTTTTTTGCTCTGACACTATAGAAATCCGTGCTGGTATAGGGTACGGTGCAAAAGATAACCCACTAGCTGCTGCTCACCAAGCAGTACAACAAGCAACCCAGAAAAGCACTCATACAGCAAGCATGTGTATTTCTATACCTGCTAGCTATATAGCAGATGGTTCAACAACTAATGGAGAGTTAATTCTTAAGGGATTAAAACTAGCTTTGGGTTCCCAAGTTCCTATTTTGGGTGGTACTGCTGGAGATCAATTTAGATTTAAAAAAACTTACCAATTTTTCGGCAATGAAGTTCTGACCGATTCCCTACCAGTTCTGATCTTTTCGGGAGATATTCAATTTTCCTATGGAATTGCCTGTGGTTGGCAACCCATTGGCCACAAGAGCATTGTCACCAAGGCTGAGGGAACCGTTCTTTATGAGATTGATGGTAAATCAGCATTGGAATTTTATGCACGTTATTTAGGCGATCGCCCACCAACTGCGGAAAATCCCTTAGCAGTGTATGAAGGAGATAGCGATCGCTACTATATGCGAGTACCTAATACTTTTGATCTTGAAATTGGTAGCATTAATTTTTTAGGAGATGTTCCAGAGCAAGCCATAGTTCAAGTTACAGATATCAGTAGGGACGAAGTTGTTGCGGCGGCTGAGGTTTCATTAAAAAATGCCTTAAAAAATTATCCGGGAACAGAACCAGAAGCAGTTTTGTTATTTTCCTGTTGCTGTCGCCGTTGGCTTTTAGGTACAAGGGCAAAAGAAGAATATCAACTTGTCAAAAATTTGCTCTCTGAAGAAGTACCTGTTGGTGGATTTTATACCTATGGTGAATTTGCACCATTAGAACATCAAGGTTCAACTTACTATCATCAAGAAACTTTTGTTACTCTACTTCTGGGAACAAAGTAGAGACTTATGGAACCTACAGACTACGAGAGCAGACTAAAACTGTTAGAAAAAACCGTTCGGATTCTCCAAAAAAAACTCGACCGTTCCGAAGCAGATCGACAACAACTTGAGAACGCTAGCGAACTTAGAGAATCAGTTCTCAAAAGTGTGATTCGAGGATTAGAAGAGTCACAAATCGCTCTAGAAAAACGAGGTCATGAACTAGAAACTGCATTAGCAAACTTACAAGCTTTGCAGATGAAACTGGTAGAATCTGAGAAAATGTCTGCTCTTGGAGTTATGGTAGCCGGAATTGCTCATGAAATTAATAATCCAGTTAGTTTTATCTACGGAAACTTGAATTATGCTCATGAATATTTTCAAGACTTACTCAGATTAGTAGAACTTTATCAGCATTATTACCCTGAACCAGTAGCTGCTATTAAACAAGAAATTAAAAAAATTGAACTCGAATTTCTCAAGGAAGATTCTGCAAAACTGTTTCAGTCTATGAGTATAGGTGCAGAAAGAATTGCTGAAATTGTCAAGTCACTCCGCACGTTTTCTCGTTTAGATGAAGCAGAGTTTAAAATAGTAAATATTCATGAAGGAATTGAAAGTGCATTAGTTATTTTAAATAACCGTCTTCAACCATCTCAAAATCATCCGCAAGGCATTCAAGTAGTTAGAAAATATGGAAAATTGCCATTAATAGAATGTTATGCCGGACATATAAATCAAGTGTTTATGAATATTATTATTAATGCAATTGATGCTTTAGAAGAGTCATTTATAAATACTAATTTATCAGTAGTTAATGGGAAAATGATTAATAACAATCAACTGAATCCCAAAAATCCGCAAATTCACATTAATACAGATATCATTAGTCATGACTGGGTAGAAATTCGGATTGCTGATAATGGTTTAGGAATAAATGACAAAGTTAAAGCAAAACTATTTGATCCGTTTTTTACAACCAAAGATGTAGGCAAAGGAACAGGCTTAGGTTTATCAATTAGCTACCGAATTATTAGTGAATTGCATGGTGGTAAAATACATTGCAATTCAGCACCAGAAGCTGGAGCAGAATTTGTCATTCAAATTCCTATTCGACAGTCAAAACTATTATAAATAGGTCGATGTCAATAATTATCGTTGGGATAAAGCAGGGGACAGCCCTACCCTTCGGGAACTCCTTCGGAGAACGGCTTCGCGGTAGTTGAATCTCGACTTCGCTCGATTGCCGCGCAGCGCTGCACTGAGCCTGTCGAAGTGTCGAAACTCAGTGACCAAGGGCAGGAGGAGAAAGAGTTTGAGCCTTATTTACTTTTATTCACATAGTTTGATTTTATTTCACCGACTTACTCAGTTATCAGGAACAGAGAAAAACCCCTGTTCCTTTGCATATTTTTTATGCGCGATTATTCCACTCTTGCGCCGCATCTTCTACGGCTTGATCTACAGTTTTCGTTCCTAGCATAGCTGCTTGCAAGTTTTCATAAATTGCCTTTTGTAATTTGTTGAAATCCTTTAAAGTTGGGGTTAATATTTCTGCTTGTTGCAGTTGTTCGGCAGTAATAACTCGTGCTTTTTCTACTGTTGAAGCATCGGCTGGAACATCTTTAAAGTAGCTATCAGACAGGGCTTTAACTGTGGATGGTAAGACATTGGCAGCTTTAGCAAAAGCTAGCTGATTTTCATCATTCGTCACAAATAAAGCAAATTTCACAGCTGCATCTGGGTGTTTGGTTTCACGGGGAATAACTATGTTCATCACAGCGACATTTTTCTTACCTGTGTCACCTGTAAGTTGAGGTGCGATCGCGGAAGCTTGAGCAATTTTTGGAGCATTATTGGCGATCGTTTTCAGAAATTCTGGCCCCGAAGCTAAAAATGCTGTTTCGCCAGCTTGGTATAAATCAATGGCGTGGCGATGTCCTTGGGTCAGAACTTCTTTTGGTAGTAGACCTTTTTTATACAAATCTACCCAGTACTGAAACGCTGCTTTCCCTTGAGGAGAATTAAAAGCAGCTTTACCTTGAGAATCTACTAAAGTCACACCCATTTGCACCAATGACTCTATCACCTCACCAGAATCTTGCGGTACAACAGTCACAAAGAATGCATATTTACCAGTCTTATCTTTAATTTGTTGCGCTGCTTGTGCTAGTTCTCCGTAGGTAGTAGGTGCTTTATTAATACCTGCCTGTTTTAATAAATCAGTGTTATAAATGGTTAGCCGTGTAGTCAAGTACCAGGGTATACCAAAACTCTGGCCATTCAGTGTGCTTGCTTTCCAGATATTCGGTAGATAGGAGGAACGGACTTCGTTTGAGACTTTGGTATCTAGATTTAACCAAGCATTTCGACCAGCAAGTTGGGAAGCAAAATCAGGATTGAGGTTAACAACATCAGGTGGCGTTTTTGCGGAGACAGCTGTTAAAATTTTGTTCTCCATAGCTGCCCAAGGTATATCGACCCAGTTAACCTTTATACCGGAATTTTTGGACTCAAAATTAGTAATTAGGCTTTGGAAGTAATCGGTAAATTGAGGTTGGAGTTGCATAGTCCAAAACTCAATAGTTGCTGTTCCTGAAGCAGTCTGTTTTGTATTTGTGCCAACGTTTCCGGTGCTACAACTTACCATCCAACTGGTCAATACGCCAATTAGTACCCAAGCAGCTAGTTGTTTAAATTTTCGCAATTGTATCATCTTCCCAGTATTTTTACGCTTGATGAAAGTAAAAAGCTTATGCAGAATTGTCGAGATTATAGGCTAAATAAATTACCTAGTACCAAGACCATTCTTTACATTCTTTAGTGTCGTTTAGATTTTCAATTTAGCAGTCCAGCGGGCATAACTGTGGTGAAAAGCTTCAATAGTCTATTTGGCAAATCTAATAAAGGGGTGGGTATTGAACTTGCACCAGAACGGGTGAATATAGTTCAGCTACGCAAGCAGCGCCAAGGCTTGAAACTAGAGTCCTTGACATCAATAGCAGTTCCAGAAGGCGTTGTTACTGATGGTCAAATCACCGACCCCCCGGCAATGGCGCAATTAATCCAGCAAGGTCTGGCTGAGAGTAAAATCAAAGCCTCTCGTGTGGCGACTGGTGTCCCAGGACGAGATGCAATTGTGCGTCTCATTCCTGTACCAGCCGAGTTAGATGACAAAGAACTGCGAGAGATGGTGTTAAACCACGAAGCAGGTTTGTATTTACCTTATCCTCGTGAAGAAGCTGATGTAGATTATCAGAAACTTGGGTATTTTGTAGATGAAGATGGCATCGAAAAAGTACAAGTACTACTAGTTGCCACCCGTAAGGAGGTGACAGATACATATATTAGTACGTTTGAACAGGCAGGATTGCAAATTGACGTTTTAGAGATTAGCAGTTTTGCGCTGATTCGGACAATTCGCGACCAACTGCGGCAATTTGGACCACAAGAAGCAGCAGTGTTAGTTGATATTGAGTTTGATAGTACAGAAATTGCGATCGTCATTAATGGAGTACCGCAATTTTCCCGCACTGTACCTATTGGTACATATCAAATGCAAACAGCCTTGGCCAGAGCCATGAGTTTACCGACATCACGAGATATGGAACTATTGCAGGGAATGACGATTCCTTCAACTCCTATTGATGGCGGCAAAACTGGGGTTACTGAAATTAATCCTGGTATGGCTGCGGTGGTGAGAGTGTTAGGAGAACTCACAGATGAACTGCGCCGTTCCATCGATTTTTACTTAAATCAAAGTGAAAA contains the following coding sequences:
- a CDS encoding AbrB family transcriptional regulator, with product MPKQKKIEPLVGEELLKKVKELENESKEDKAKKCGYYTVTKNGIERVNMMKFLNALIDAEGIQLDSAPNANGRGGRSASYRISVQSNGNLLIGSAYTKQMNLQPGDEFLITLGKKHIRLRQVDADDREGLEAEEATA
- a CDS encoding Rrf2 family transcriptional regulator, with protein sequence MKLTTRGHYSVKALLDLSLQPNYGPISVRAIALRQNIPAPYLEKLLIEMRRAGLVKSIRGSIGGYQLAREPGQISIGQILESVGETITNLPHHTPTPAQTEDWVTFTLWQRLNQKLKEALYNITLADLYYDARSWQASLGEEASFVI
- the cbiB gene encoding adenosylcobinamide-phosphate synthase CbiB; protein product: MANNIYILIIATIVDYLIGDPWGWLHPVQVMGWVISRLAKFSLQLWQNHLTQRIAGILLGMILIIGSGYVGWLIIQIARWLHPLLEIALESILLASCFAFRSLRTAAAAVLQPLATGHLQESRNILSNYVGRDTQNLSEPEILRAVLETVTENATDGVMAPLFYAIVGACIPNLGAAPLALAYKASSTLDSMVGYQEAPYTHLGWFSAKFEDCLTWLPCRFTVITLGLLSGKPGYIWQICRRDAVADPSPNSGWSECAYAAILGVQMGGINWYRGVAKQKPLLGDAIYAIKPTHIQTALQLTRYCFWLWLGVAIAILLILLNK
- the pyrR gene encoding bifunctional pyr operon transcriptional regulator/uracil phosphoribosyltransferase PyrR, with the translated sequence MSAKIVEILSSEDLRRTVTRLASQIVERTRDLSQLVLLGIYTRGALLAELLSRQIEILEGVSVAVGALDITFYRDDLDQIGLRTPAKSDIPFDLTGKTVVLVDDVIFKGRTIRAALNAVTEYGRPEVIRLAVLVDRGHRELPIHPDFIGKQLPTAKEEVVKVYLQDWDGKDAVELIGD
- a CDS encoding FIST signal transduction protein, whose protein sequence is MFKVVVGHSEDPESQDAILEVLEQCSQDLAGVIPQAGMLFAAIDFDHALILKEIDQVFPGIDLIGCTTDGEISSKLGFQQDSLTLMLFCSDTIEIRAGIGYGAKDNPLAAAHQAVQQATQKSTHTASMCISIPASYIADGSTTNGELILKGLKLALGSQVPILGGTAGDQFRFKKTYQFFGNEVLTDSLPVLIFSGDIQFSYGIACGWQPIGHKSIVTKAEGTVLYEIDGKSALEFYARYLGDRPPTAENPLAVYEGDSDRYYMRVPNTFDLEIGSINFLGDVPEQAIVQVTDISRDEVVAAAEVSLKNALKNYPGTEPEAVLLFSCCCRRWLLGTRAKEEYQLVKNLLSEEVPVGGFYTYGEFAPLEHQGSTYYHQETFVTLLLGTK
- a CDS encoding sensor histidine kinase, whose amino-acid sequence is MEPTDYESRLKLLEKTVRILQKKLDRSEADRQQLENASELRESVLKSVIRGLEESQIALEKRGHELETALANLQALQMKLVESEKMSALGVMVAGIAHEINNPVSFIYGNLNYAHEYFQDLLRLVELYQHYYPEPVAAIKQEIKKIELEFLKEDSAKLFQSMSIGAERIAEIVKSLRTFSRLDEAEFKIVNIHEGIESALVILNNRLQPSQNHPQGIQVVRKYGKLPLIECYAGHINQVFMNIIINAIDALEESFINTNLSVVNGKMINNNQLNPKNPQIHINTDIISHDWVEIRIADNGLGINDKVKAKLFDPFFTTKDVGKGTGLGLSISYRIISELHGGKIHCNSAPEAGAEFVIQIPIRQSKLL
- a CDS encoding ABC transporter substrate-binding protein, with amino-acid sequence MIQLRKFKQLAAWVLIGVLTSWMVSCSTGNVGTNTKQTASGTATIEFWTMQLQPQFTDYFQSLITNFESKNSGIKVNWVDIPWAAMENKILTAVSAKTPPDVVNLNPDFASQLAGRNAWLNLDTKVSNEVRSSYLPNIWKASTLNGQSFGIPWYLTTRLTIYNTDLLKQAGINKAPTTYGELAQAAQQIKDKTGKYAFFVTVVPQDSGEVIESLVQMGVTLVDSQGKAAFNSPQGKAAFQYWVDLYKKGLLPKEVLTQGHRHAIDLYQAGETAFLASGPEFLKTIANNAPKIAQASAIAPQLTGDTGKKNVAVMNIVIPRETKHPDAAVKFALFVTNDENQLAFAKAANVLPSTVKALSDSYFKDVPADASTVEKARVITAEQLQQAEILTPTLKDFNKLQKAIYENLQAAMLGTKTVDQAVEDAAQEWNNRA
- the pilM gene encoding type IV pilus assembly protein PilM; its protein translation is MVKSFNSLFGKSNKGVGIELAPERVNIVQLRKQRQGLKLESLTSIAVPEGVVTDGQITDPPAMAQLIQQGLAESKIKASRVATGVPGRDAIVRLIPVPAELDDKELREMVLNHEAGLYLPYPREEADVDYQKLGYFVDEDGIEKVQVLLVATRKEVTDTYISTFEQAGLQIDVLEISSFALIRTIRDQLRQFGPQEAAVLVDIEFDSTEIAIVINGVPQFSRTVPIGTYQMQTALARAMSLPTSRDMELLQGMTIPSTPIDGGKTGVTEINPGMAAVVRVLGELTDELRRSIDFYLNQSENLEVAQILLAGPGGGLQQLDEFFTQRLSLPTIQIDPIGSLSLEVDQQKYPMLGRSGLAVVLGLGMREV